The DNA region GCTACGGTATTACGATTATGTTCGACACTGGTCAAATACGGCTTTCTGAATCAGAACCCGGCCTCCAAGGAATACTCTCTGGGTTCGCGGTTGTTTGAGCTGGGAAGTATTGTTTTGCACTCTTTCTCCCTGAGGAAAAAGGCCGCTCCTTTCTTAGACCGATTGCATTCGAAATTCGGCCAAACCCTGTTCCTGGCGGTTCTGGATCAGGGACATTTAATCTACATTGACAAGAGAGAAGACTCGCGAAACCCGCTCACCTTTACCTCGAAGATCGGCACCCTCCGTCCCCCTTATTGGGGGATGCTGGGACCCATGCTCATGGCTTATCTGCCGGACTCCGAAATCGAAAGACTTTTAGAGAAAAATCCGCTGACGGCTACCACCAAAAAGTCCATTACCAAAATAGAGGAATTCAAGAAGTGGCTTGATCAGATCCGGGAGGAGGGGGTGGCTGTCGATGAGGAGAGGACCTTTGAAGGGATCACCGGGATCGCCGCACCCATCCGGGACTTTACAGGGAAAGTGATCGCCAGTATTGGCATTTGTTTTATTTCTTCCACCGTGGAGGCCAACGGGTTGAAGAGAATCATAAAAGAGACTATCCGAACAGGCCTGAATATTTCAAAGGAAATAGGGTATCGTGAAAAAATGAATTAGCAGACTTTTTTACTTGACAGGATTGGAGGAAGTACGGTAAAGGATATGATCATTGAATGAAATATAAATTTTATTAGATGAAACAAGCGTGCTGCGGTGAGCAAAGGGGGAAATGATGGGTTTTTATGAGGAAACACAAAGGTATTGGAATCCTGTTGTGGAAAGGCTCCCCCGGGAACAGTTGCGCGCCCTTCAGGTCAGGAAGTTTAAAAAGATTCTGGAATGGGCTTACGGGCGGTCGAAGTTCCATCGCAGTCTCTATCAGGCGGCCGGTCTGGAGCCCGGGGATATCAAAACCTATGAGGATATCGCCAGGGTGCCGAAGGTCGAGAAGGCTATGATGCGGGGTATCCAGAGAAAGGACCCCTTCCCTTATGGCGATGCCCTCTGCGTGCCCCTGGAGGAGGTGACTGAATTTCGCCAGACCAGCGGCACCACCGGAACGCCGGTCTACCAGCCGGATACCTGGCAGGATTGGGAGTGGTGGTCCGAGTCCTGGGCCACCCTGTTGTATGCCCAGGGCTATCGAAGGACGGACCGGGTCTTCCTTCCCTTTGGATATAATATTTTTGTGGCCTTCTGGGCCGGCCATTATGCTGCCGAGAAATTGGGCTGTGAGGTTATACCGGGGGGCGTTCTGGATACCGAAGCGCGGGTATTGAAGATTCAAGAGCTTAAGGCCACGGCCATGATGGCCACCCCCACTTATGTTTTAGGGATGGCCGACACGGCCCGCAAGAAGTTGGGGATCGACCCGGCCAGGGACCTGACCATCCGGAGGATCACCTGCGCCGGAGAACCTGGGGCCAGCATTCCATCCACCAAGCAGCGGCTGGAGGCGGCCTGGGGAGCCAAGGTCTATGATCACGTGGGGGCCACGGAGATCGGGGCCTGGGGGTTTGAATGTCTGGAACAACCCGGGGGGCTTCATGTCAACGAGGCCCTTTTTCTGGTGCAATTAGAGGATCTGGTAACAGGGGAATTGATCGAGGAGCCTGGAATCAGAGGCAAGATCGTCATAACCGCCCTGGACCGGATGGCCCAACCTTGTATCCGGTTCGACTCCAAGGATGTGGCCGAATGGGCGGCCGACCCCTGTGGTTGCGGGAGGACCTTCCGGATAATCAAAGGCGGCATCATTGGAAGGGCGGATGATATTACCAAGATCAAAGGTGTGCTGATCGCCCCGACCGCCATAGAAGAGGTGGTCCATTCCCTGAAGGGGTTGGGCGACGAGTTCGAGGTCCTGGTCACCAAAAAGGGGGATTTGGATGATATCACCCTCAAGGTCGAGCTTTTGCCTGATCAAGAGGGAAATCGCCAGGTGATCCTGGGTCAGCTCAAGGATCAATTGCGCTTGAAGACCAACCTGGGGTATAACATCGAAGTGCACCCCTATCATTCTC from Deltaproteobacteria bacterium includes:
- a CDS encoding IclR family transcriptional regulator, giving the protein MAQDKKETFYNRSLERALQILNAFSSERSLLTQSQLSEILNLSRATVLRLCSTLVKYGFLNQNPASKEYSLGSRLFELGSIVLHSFSLRKKAAPFLDRLHSKFGQTLFLAVLDQGHLIYIDKREDSRNPLTFTSKIGTLRPPYWGMLGPMLMAYLPDSEIERLLEKNPLTATTKKSITKIEEFKKWLDQIREEGVAVDEERTFEGITGIAAPIRDFTGKVIASIGICFISSTVEANGLKRIIKETIRTGLNISKEIGYREKMN
- a CDS encoding phenylacetate--CoA ligase family protein; protein product: MGFYEETQRYWNPVVERLPREQLRALQVRKFKKILEWAYGRSKFHRSLYQAAGLEPGDIKTYEDIARVPKVEKAMMRGIQRKDPFPYGDALCVPLEEVTEFRQTSGTTGTPVYQPDTWQDWEWWSESWATLLYAQGYRRTDRVFLPFGYNIFVAFWAGHYAAEKLGCEVIPGGVLDTEARVLKIQELKATAMMATPTYVLGMADTARKKLGIDPARDLTIRRITCAGEPGASIPSTKQRLEAAWGAKVYDHVGATEIGAWGFECLEQPGGLHVNEALFLVQLEDLVTGELIEEPGIRGKIVITALDRMAQPCIRFDSKDVAEWAADPCGCGRTFRIIKGGIIGRADDITKIKGVLIAPTAIEEVVHSLKGLGDEFEVLVTKKGDLDDITLKVELLPDQEGNRQVILGQLKDQLRLKTNLGYNIEVHPYHSLPRYEGKAKRFKDLRKQG